In Gadus chalcogrammus isolate NIFS_2021 chromosome 13, NIFS_Gcha_1.0, whole genome shotgun sequence, the genomic stretch TTCTTTAAGTGACTGGGAGGAAATAAAGTGTGTGATTCTGCTAGTCCGTGCCTGGGTATTCCGGGAAACGAGCTTGGTTCCACAGCAGGGAGGGAGAAATGGAGCCAGCGACaggaatccttttttttttggcttcCTCTAGTTCCACTCGGTGGGATGTAAATCACATTCTCCATACATCAGCTCAGAGGACTATGGTCCTACGAGCTGATTGCATGAAGCATGAATGCAGAGAGATAAATTGCACTTTATGAGGTATTAAAATTTGATGGATGTATGAGAGGGCTGCAGCAGGTGTGCCCACAAGACAAAGTTTTGTCTTTTGggaaaaatacaatttagaaTGGCTTCCATAAAGCACTTTCCTCACTGAATAAGGGACTTAATATTCCTTAGCATACTGTCTCCACTGCGCCCTATAGGCGTGCTTAACATCAGTCGGTATAGTGGCTCATATACTGATGCAAATCCCCTTTCCTTTGGTGACAATGCACAGATTAATCTCTAAGTGAGGGAAATTGCTGAAGTAAttaatttttctttttgtgcTTCAGATTCCCTGGCAAGGCGCTGAaaggaaagaaatacaaacCTCTATTTCCCTACTTTGCTGAGGTATATACACTTATTTTTACAGACCAATACCAATTTCTCCCTTTGCTCTGCAGTCTTGACACCATAcgtttctccctcctctcacgtTTTGTTTCATCAACCCGTTGTAATCTATGATGGCCTCATCATCTCGCTTACCTCACCATTCATGCTGTTGGTCTGTGCTTTCTCACGGCAGTGTGGCGAGTCCGGCGCCTTCCAGGTGGTGACTGATAACTacgtcagggaggaggagggcacaGGAGTGGTCCACCAGGCCCCGTACTTTGGAGCCGTGAGTGCtgtccctatccctctctctctcttctgcttaTTGCTCCTCCATCCTCGCATTCTCGCCACCACAAAATGACCCCTGTTTTTGTACAAAAATGCTGTTCCAAGCATGAATTTGTCTCATAATGGTTATATAACAAGGATAATTCGACAGCAGAAATGTCTACTGATGGTGTTTCTTTacttgttttgtattttgaaatGGTACAGTTCTTGCTATCCAAGACCAATATGCGACAAGAAATATGCTTGCAAAAATCCTTGTACATTTGCTATGGTGCTCTGCAATGGTGTATTGATTTGACGCACACTGTTACTGACGTTATTTAATTCTAGGTCTGGAAGTCTGTGTTGATGTTCTGTTAGAGCTTGTGGGTTATTTCTAATGTATTCCCTTTGCTAAGATAAGAATTATATCCATAGGGCTATTTGTCTTTTTCTTTAtacctttatctctctccctctgtctctctccctcggtctcTGGAAAGTTGTTAACCTAATCCTGTCACTGATGCTTCAACATCTCTTGACTTAATTTGCATGTACAAGTGTTGGATTTGGAGCTCTGCCTGTGATACAATGATCCTATTCTCATTGGGTTGGTGGCTAGCGAGTTTCTAAATATTGTTGCTAATGCCTTTTTGTTAGTTGAATCAATCAGCTAAAGGCCAATAATGTTCTGTGACACATACGTTTAACAACCAAATATGAATATTTAACCAGATACAAAATAGGGGTTTCACTATCTAACATGAGTTGATGGACATCTTTTTCAGAACTAACATTTAAAACCAACATGATTGTAATTGCATTTGATGTTTTGCCATCTATATTTTCTCCTGTATAGGATGATTACCGGGTGTGCATGGAGTACAAAATCATCCAGAGAGACCAAGTGCCCATCTGCCCTGTCGACGCCTCTGGCTGCTTCACATCTGAGGTGGTTGACTTTGCCGGACAGTATGTCAAGGTAAGTGGCGTGGCAGAAATGTGCACTGTGTTTGTGACATGTTTGCAGACAACATGATATTTATTGACGAGGTCCACCCACTCTTGATATTCCATCGGTGAAAGATGTTTTGTTTTCAGATTGTCTGAAAACAATCAGATTGTCTGAAAACAATCCAACTCTTTGAGAGTTGGTTTGGGTTTGACCCCTTTGTATGCAGTTATCGGTTTGGTACGCAACATTTCATTATTATGCATTGAATGTTGCTAAGGGATGTGCCACAATTGCATCTTGAAGTTGAATTGGAAAAAGCGCTGTCAAAGCACATTGTCAGTGTTTAACAATgaagtgatggcccccttcttCCCTCACACACCCAACTCCTCCACTGCCCAGGGAGATCAGTGAGTGTAGAATAGCGGCCATACATTCTCTGATCACTATTTCATGCCCGGGTGCAAATGCCAAGAGCTGAACTCCACCCATGATATTATCGCTAGCAGGGAAACGTTAGCTAATAAAGATCTCAGTGGTACAGTACTCTCCATGTCTGTCATAATCTGCATTTGAAATATGCCAAAGCCAGGCACGGGTTTCAAGTCCGTCTGAGAAATTCTTTTGCACCTCATAAAAACCCCCTGGGTGTTCTGCCAGCGAGTCAGTTGCACTGTGGACCCGGCAGAAAGCCATCAAGCGAGCGAGCGGACCGAGAGCACCATTAGGCAGTCTTCTCAACAAAAGCCAGAGTTTTCATCACACACGGTTTATCTCGGCACTTCCAGCATGAGGGCCACGTCTTACTCCCAGAGGAGCCTGCAGGTCAGCGGCTCCAACAGCCGGGTGCGGGTCCAGAGCCCGTCCCCGGCCCGTTGCCGCGGCACCTCCTACGACAGCCGAGGACGCTCGGGGTTCCAGGGCCAGGCCCTGGCCATCGAGCTGGGCACGGAGATGCACCAGCAGCACGCCgacgagaaggaggagatgCAGGAGCTTAACACCAGGTTCGCCGGATACATTGAGAAAGTCCAGGCCCTGGAGCACAGGAACGCCTCCCTCCAGGCCGAGCTGGGCGCCCTCCAGGGCCGCTACAAAGGGGGCCCAACGGGCATCGGGGAGGAGTACGAGCTCCGGTTCAAGGAGGTGCGGGAGCTGATCGAGTCCCTGACCAACGAGAAAGGTGCGGCCGACATCGAGCGCGGCTACATCgcggaggaagtggaggtgtgGCGCCtcaagctggaggaggagctggcgcTCAAGGAGGAGGCCGAGATGATCCTGCGGGAGTTCCGGCAGGACGTGGACGACGCCACTCTGCAGAAGGCGGAGCTGGAGAGAAGCGTGGAGCAGCTGGTCGCCGAGATCGAGTTCCTCAAGAAGCTTCACGACGAAGAGGTGGCCGACCTCATGAAGCAGATCGAGGAGTCCAAGGTCACCGTTGAGCAGAACGGCGACCGACCAGACCTGGCCGCATACCTGCGCAACATGCGCGCCGAGATCGAGTCGGTGGCCGCCCGCAACGTCCAAGAGGCGGAGAAGTGGTACAAGGGCAAGTTTGACACGCTCAAAGTGCACGCCAGCAAGAACGAAGAGCAGATGAACGCCATGAAGAACGACATCGCTACGTACAGCACGCAGGTGACCGAGCTGCAGAACCAGATCGACGGGGTGAGGGCTCGCAACGCGTccctggagcagcagctggacGATATGGAGATGGCTCACATGGACAAAGTGAACGCCCTCGAGGCGGTCATCGCCCAGCTGGAAGCCCAGCTCTGTGAGACCAAGCTGGAGATGACCAAGTACCTGCAGGACTACAAGGACCTGCTGCACATTAAGCTGAGGCTGGACGCCGAGATCGCCACCTACAGGAAGCtcctggaaggagaggagagccggCTCGGTCTCAAGGCTGACCCAGCAACAGGGATCTAAAGGCCTCTAAAGGTCTTGTAGTATTTGGATGAGACCACCAGGAAAGAGATGCCACTGCTGTTTTTGAGCAACCATAGTCTTCCTCACCCATCGCAACGTCCTACCATCATACCAAGCCATATATGAAGAATGTCTTTCTGCTCTCCCCATGGAACATAGTATGGTTCCCCTCACAGCCCCATCTGCCTTGCATACCTAAACTTTCTCCACATCCTCACTTACAACCCCgtccatccttttttatttttagcaGAACGCATGTCTTTGCCATCTGTGTATCTATGGTGTAGTTTTTTCTTGCCAACCATAGACCTTCCATAGTTCTTTACCCCTTTCTTTGCAATCTTAATGTCCTTAGGGtcctttttaaaaatggctaCTTAGTGGATTGTTCTGACATTTCTCATCACGTCCCTATAAAACAGGAACCTCCATCCCAAATGGAGTCAACATCTCCAACCCGTTTGACTGGGTTTCATACGACCCGTCTGAggattaaccccccccccccctcttgtgtCAGATCTGGTAACTGTTTAAAAAGTGTTTTTAACTGCTCAATAAAGCTTGACGTGAGTGCATTCTAAAACACGTTTATTGGCCTATTTTTGTTTGCCTTTGCACTGAAGTGAACTGTTGCCACAGTGTCCTTTATATCCAACTGTCCTTCCTCAAAGCACTTTTATTTACAGCACCTGCTTTGAAATTTTAAGACATTAAAAGTAGTTGGAGACATTGTAGTTGGAGAAGAAGAAGTAAGTCTACTTTGTATAAATGAATGCATTCGTTCTATCCTTCATAGCattcaatttaaattaaatcaaattgTGTTTGcaaagcccttaatcacagttagtctcaaagggctttacaggccatatatttatgacacccccctaaTCCTAGCCCCCCCCGAGGGCAAGAAATAACTCCCTTGAATGAGCATGGAGTAAATCTGGAGAAGGAACACAGAGTGGGGTATCACTCCTCCAAGGGATAGTTAgcagtgcaatgggtgccataatcgGCATGCCTAGTAATACCagcaaacattttaaataatttaggTAAGAAAGATACATGTTGTCTACGGTGACGGGGTGCTGCATCCCTTGTGCCTGTTTGAACCAGCACTAGTCTGCACGAAGAATGGCACCTTACCACAGCAGACAAGCAGGGTACAATGATGTCACTCGGGTATGTTGTCAATATATTTGACACAGAGtggaaaatatttatttgttactGGTGACTACGGCTAATGACTCGTGGCAACACCTTGCAAATAACTTACACTTGTGGCATAAATGTTTGAGTGACAGTTAATAAGTTGGCTTTGCTTCATCTTGTTTGACCCACTGATGCCCTGGCTGCGTAACTCTTtagaccagtggttcccaaactgtgTGCCGCGGCACACTGGTGTGCCGTGAGGCAagtccaagtgtgccgtgggatTTTGTGACAAGCCTACATACAActatacaaaaataattattttaatttactataTACTACTTTGAATGCACTCAATCCATAATACAGAGGCAAACTCTTTATctaaaaactatttaaaaaatccTCAAAGAGGATCCCACATTTCGCTGTTCGCGCAGTTGCGCAGGTGGGAATTTAATTTAGACTGTGACACATCAAAGCCAATGAGCGCGCTATATATGCCGAACACCTTCAGACCTTAAAAGAGAGGTTTGAGCGCTATTTTCCACGTGTGGCGGACATAGAGGACAATGACTGGATCCGAGACCCATTCAACCAGGAGTCCGAGTCCTCAAACGAGAAGCTCACTatgaaggagagagacgagagcgCAGAGCTCCGTGCGGACCGCACGCTGAAACTGAAATTTAGTGAGCTCACACTCGATCAGTTTTGGTTGGTTTGTGCATCAGAATATCCAACCATCTCCCACCACGCTATCGACCAACTTCTTAATTTCCCCACCACCTACCGGTGTGAGTTGGCGTTCTCCACTCTTGTTTACATGAAGAACAAGCGAGTGGCCCTCTCCTCCGTGCCACCAAGGATTAAAAAAATCTGTGCGCCCCGACAGGCACATGTGTCCCACTGATTTGTTAGTAGGcagaatatttacaaaaaaagccTGATTCTAAATGTTAGTTATAATTTGTGGGTCAGATTCAGGACCATGCAGCTTTCTCATGGACAGTTCTCTGCTGAATTTCTGTTTCCTTTGCCTCACCTGTCTGGTTGAAATGGGTGTGTTTGATTAAGCCCAATTTGATAAAGTTTGATAAAGTTTTATAATGATAAGTATTTTGTTGATAAATATTTCATGAGTAGAATAGTTGTCTTTGTCACATCTTATTTGGCATTAGTAAATAATTATAAACTTAACAGATAAACAGATGATATTAGTGATAACACGTGTTATAAGGCTATTTTGCACAATAGGTGTGCCTTGAAATTATTATTTGTCCTTTGGTGTGCCTTGGGCAcaaaaagtttgggaaccactgctttAGACAATGACGAGCGCTCATTCCGTGGCCGAGCTCAAGTAAGGCATCAGTCAACCCTAATGGGTTTCAACAAGGCAGGGTCCAGGGCAGGCAAAAACATGGTTGAGACATATCTTTTTTTAAAGGCCGGTAAACAAATTGCTGAGCTTTGCCCTGGAGATAATcgttttatacttattttataCAGTAAACAAGTGGAAGTAGGCTCAACCTGACtgttaattaaaaaatactgtGAACATGCTAGGAAAGGGAACATTGAAAAGTTAAGTGAATTGTTTAGTTGTGTTCAATGCATTTGAACAAGAAGTGGGTTACTTTATGTAAAAATGCCCTGTGTCTCTCAAAATGTCTATTAAGTCAAATTTGCCATGGCTAAACTATCACGTTTACACTGGGATTTAATTTTTTAATAGTAAAGTCTGTATAATTTGAATGCCGTTTTTGTGGGAAGGATTCTGTAGATATGTTTCTTTAaggctgtttgtctgtgtcttgtGTCTGTAGGATGCTGACAAGCACATCATCAAGTTTCTGAAGGAAACCGGCCGCATGGTCAACGCAAGCTCTTTCAAGCATAGCTACCCTTTCTGCTGGAGGTAAGAATGTCTGCCTGTTTATCACAttttcataataataacaatattatgacTATTTTATATTCATTATATCGACACCATATAGTCAGTTTATAGCAATAATAAAATACAGCGAACAAAAAAGCCAATCAAATCAGATTACAGGAGAACAGAGTGTGGATTGGTGGAAGAGATATCGCTGTAGTGCCACACACGTTCAAGGGCTTTGCTAAATGATGTGTCAGAACTGCATTCATGCTGTTTCGTAGAAAATGTACCTGAATTAATCAATTCCAGGAATGGGGATTGCAAAATaggttatataaaaaaaaagattgaacaGGTGGCAGAAACAAATGGTGTATGTCATAGTTTACCTACAAATCATCAACATTTGAAGGATCACCAATATTTTCTTTCGTCCGTAATGACACACAATTATTTAAAGTTTTCTTAACATCTCTGCTGCTGGAGTTGATGggttttaataatgaatgcctgcttacattacacacacattgatgcaGCCTCACTTCTAGAGGCCACAAGCAGATTAATTGTCTGTGGTTGGTCACATTAGTGTTCAATTTGACAGGAGTGAAATTGAAGCATGATGGTTGGATGAGAGTCCCAGtcggcatcatcatcatcatcatcatgcaaTTCAATCATACACCCAAAGAGATTCAGCTAGGGAGAAGGGAGTGCTGGGTTTAGTGTAAACATAACTGGCAGAGGTGATCCTGAAATTACTGCTAATGGCCGCGGCAGAATTTCTGCCGTCTTAATGTGGTATGATTGGTGTTCCAAAAGTCTCCTCATGCCTTTCAATGAGCTTGCGGTATGGAACTTAAGCTATGCAAAATATTCCTTTTGGGAACAGTTCACTGAATCCAAAAATGA encodes the following:
- the LOC130401534 gene encoding vimentin-like; its protein translation is MRATSYSQRSLQVSGSNSRVRVQSPSPARCRGTSYDSRGRSGFQGQALAIELGTEMHQQHADEKEEMQELNTRFAGYIEKVQALEHRNASLQAELGALQGRYKGGPTGIGEEYELRFKEVRELIESLTNEKGAADIERGYIAEEVEVWRLKLEEELALKEEAEMILREFRQDVDDATLQKAELERSVEQLVAEIEFLKKLHDEEVADLMKQIEESKVTVEQNGDRPDLAAYLRNMRAEIESVAARNVQEAEKWYKGKFDTLKVHASKNEEQMNAMKNDIATYSTQVTELQNQIDGVRARNASLEQQLDDMEMAHMDKVNALEAVIAQLEAQLCETKLEMTKYLQDYKDLLHIKLRLDAEIATYRKLLEGEESRLGLKADPATGI